A portion of the Fusarium oxysporum f. sp. lycopersici 4287 supercont2.50 genomic scaffold, whole genome shotgun sequence genome contains these proteins:
- a CDS encoding alcohol dehydrogenase 1 (At least one base has a quality score < 10), whose translation MNIEIGDYVGVKWLNGSCLNCTFCLQGDEQLCPQDLLSGYTVDGTFQQYAIAKAAHITRIPSECSLEDVCPILCAGLTVYKGLKESGVRPGQYVAIVGAGGGLGCVALQYAKAMGVHSIAIDAGNDKSKVCKDLGAAAFIDFQESSDIAADVRAAVPDGFGPHAVLVLATHEVPFQQAYKYVRSHGSVVCIGMPGYAYLKAPIFATVVRMVNIKGSYVGNRQDAAEAIEFFRLGQIKAPHKLIGLSHLQDVYDMMLKDEIVGRYVVDTSK comes from the coding sequence ATGAACATAGAGATTGGTGACTACGTTGGGGTCAAGTGGTTAAATGGCTCTTGTTTAAACTGCACTTTCTGCTTACAAGGCGATGAGCAGCTCTGTCCTCAGGATCTCCTCTCCGGCTATACAGTCGACGGCACTTTCCAGCAATATGCTATTGCCAAGGCGGCACACATCACCCGAATCCCTAGCGAGTGTAGCCTGGAAGACGTTTGTCCGATCCTTTGCGCAGGACTCACCGTTTACAAGGGGCTTAAAGAATCTGGTGTTCGTCCGGGGCAATATGTCGCCATAGTTGGTGCAGGCGGTGGCCTCGGATGCGTCGCTCTACAGTACGCTAAGGCCATGGGTGTCCACAGCATTGCAATCGACGCAGGGAACGATAAATCCAAGGTTTGCAAAGATCTGGGTGCAGCAGCTTTTATCGACTTCCAAGAGTCCTCAGATATTGCCGCTGATGTTAGGGCCGCAGTCCCCGACGGGTTCGGGCCCCACGCTGTCCTCGTGCTCGCAACCCACGAGGTGCCATTCCAGCAGGCATACAAATATGTTCGATCACACGGCAGTGTTGTTTGTATTGGTATGCCGGGCTATGCATATCTCAAAGCACCAATCTTCGCCACTGTCGTTCGCATGGTCAACATCAAAGGTAGTTATGTGGGGAATCGCCAGGACGCAGCCGAGGCTATCGAATTCTTCCGACTTGGCCAGATTAAAGCGCCACACAAGCTTATTGGTTTGAGTCATCTACAGGATGTCTATGATATGATGCTTAAGGATGAGATTGTGGGTCGGTATGTCGTTGATACAAGCAAGTGA
- a CDS encoding L-lactate dehydrogenase (At least one base has a quality score < 10), with product MNLVSQIAIVGVGQVGGAAAYSIILTSFVSELLLVDIDIDLRDGQVRDLSDVAYSCNSSTRVRAASHHEAAKADIVVITAGSKHMIGQTTIDYTSRNMSIVREVVETMKPFRSDTILLVVSNPVDLLTSLAHEISGLPTSQVLGSGTFLDSVRLRGLMAMRAGIAANSIDIHVLGVHGNSQVVAWSAATVAGVPINTSIPPNILDRVELADECKHWSQSIIRAKGSTPFGLGSIVSSLCASIFLDKRNVRPVSHFQPDFGCYFSLPAVIGKKGVMSTIQMTLDSDEEAHIAKSAKELSETIDWINRNY from the exons ATGAATTTGGTTTCTCAGATCGCAATTGTCGGCGTGGGCCAGGTCGGAGGCGCCGCAGCATACTCCATCATCCTTACCTCTTTTGTGAGCGAATTACTCCTCGTCGACATCGATATCGATTTGAGAGACGGCCAAGTCCGTGACCTTTCAGACGTGGCCTATAGTTGTAACAGCAGCACGCGCGTGCGAGCGGCCTCACACCATGAGGCAGCCAAGGCCGACATTGTGGTCATCACAGCTGGATCCAAGCACATGATAG GCCAAACAACCATCGACTATACATCCCGGAACATGTCAATTGTTCGGGAAGTAGTTGAGACAATGAAGCCGTTCAGATCAGACACAATCCTGCTTGTCGTGTCAAACCCTGTCGACCTGCTCACGTCCCTCGCTCATGAAATCTCCGGACTTCCGACATCTCAAGTCTTGGGCTCAGGCACATTCCTAGACTCGGTGCGGCTCCGTGGGCTCATGGCCATGCGGGCTGGA ATTGCGGCTAATTCGATAGATATCCACGTGTTGGGCGTACATGGAAACTCCCAGGTTGTAGCATGGTCAGCGGCAACAGTTGCTGGCGTCCCCATTAACACATCAATCCCCCCCAACATTCTTGACCGTGTCGAGCTTGCGGATGAATGCAAGCATTGGTCGCAGAGCATAATCAGAGCTAAGGGTTCGACTCCCTTTGGGCTTGGCTCTATTGTGTCCAGTTTGTGTGCGTCTATCTTCTTGGACAAGCGCAATGTTCGTCCCGTCAGCCATTTCCAACCTGACTTTGGTTGCTATTTCAGCTTGCCCGCTGTCATCGGGAAGAAGGGAGTTATGAGTACTATTCAGATGACGTTGGATAGTGACGAGGAGGCACATATAGCTAAGTCAGCGAAGGAACTGAGCGAAACTATTGACTGGATCAATCGGAATTATTAA
- a CDS encoding uncharacterized protein (At least one base has a quality score < 10) — protein sequence MPLGLESCPEPVVECIVQMLDLDDICNLRLTCKSLALRSSQYRFRTFFRSKHIKLMVDALRTFAEGIQVGGLQSLIQHLYLVGIVDECGSRKPGRQNYWQNEETRRTQEVNLLSQAFNGLAKYSKNGSPRLLTLRVAIVRNGEETTLPADSGPLLPLQKSVWLRTMHTFDTVVSALAASSLRIDSLNLFSEPDMHCSSLACDQINAIEWNDSGFAKTLATLRSLSISLSTRVFAFPRALQENKQDVGRSSKRDAAEVQAEAEDENDFVGLSRLLRLCNQLENLEINYLRVPIGYSALVGHFYYETILQRIVELDRLPILKRCKFSGISAKEADLLGFIQRARVREL from the coding sequence ATGCCTTTAGGTCTGGAAAGCTGTCCAGAACCTGTTGTCGAATGTATTGTTCAGATGCTAGACCTCGACGATATTTGCAATCTTCGCCTCACCTGCAAATCACTTGCCTTGAGATCCTCTCAGTATCGTTTCAGGACGTTCTTTCGTTCGAAACACATCAAGCTTATGGTTGATGCTCTACGGACATTCGCTGAGGGTATTCAAGTTGGGGGTCTTCAATCTCTAATCCAGCACCTGTATCTTGTAGGTATCGTTGATGAATGCGGAAGCCGGAAACCAGGGAGGCAAAATTATTGGCAAAATGAAGAAACGCGGAGGACGCAAGAAGTCAATCTACTTAGCCAAGCATTCAACGGGCTTGCAAAATACAGCAAGAACGGAAGTCCTCGGTTGCTTACACTACGAGTAGCCATTGTCCGTAACGGCGAAGAAACAACCTTACCTGCCGATTCAGGGCCTTTACTCCCCTTGCAGAAGAGTGTGTGGCTACGCACAATGCACACGTTTGATACGGTTGTATCTGCATTAGCCGCGAGCAGCTTGCGCAttgacagcctcaacctcttcagcGAACCGGACATGCATTGCTCTAGCTTGGCGTGCGATCAAATCAATGCAATCGAGTGGAATGACTCTGGTTTTGCTAAGACTTTGGCAACCCTAAGGTCATTATCAATAAGCCTCTCCACTCGGGTTTTCGCGTTTCCTAGAGCTCTACAAGAGAACAAACAGGACGTGGGGCGATCCTCCAAGAGGGATGCGGCTGAGGTACAAGcagaggctgaagatgaaaaCGACTTTGTCGGCCTTTCAAGACTCCTTCGGCTATGCAACCAACTTGAAAACTTGGAAATAAATTATCTTCGGGTCCCAATAGGTTATTCGGCCTTAGTCGGTCATTTCTACTACGAAACCATTCTACAGCGCATAGTCGAACTCGATAGGCTGCCCATCCTAAAGCGTTGCAAGTTTTCTGGGATTTCTGCCAAAGAGGCGGATCTGCTTGGATTTATTCAGCGGGCACGAGTCCGTGAGCTATAA